One window of the Branchiostoma lanceolatum isolate klBraLanc5 chromosome 3, klBraLanc5.hap2, whole genome shotgun sequence genome contains the following:
- the LOC136430910 gene encoding cytosolic beta-glucosidase-like, with protein MVAFYGTIFMLVVLGHKTEGQFLDLKNMTVRDTFLSGTLPDGFLWGTATAAFQIEGGWDSGEKGPSIWDWFSHLPGNVPWGDVAADSYHKYKEDVQMHVDTGLNSYRFSISWPRLFPDGTNTTINQYGVDYYNNLINELKNNGIEPLVTLYHWDLPQKLKDRYGGWVNDTMVELFENYARFCFATFGDRVKYWATFNEPWSFVAALGDFNHDPDYSMRYKMAHNVIRAHARAWHTYDDDFRSSQNGSVGIVISSMWGEPADLHNPADRQAATNYMEFFFGWFANPIIGNGDYPDVMKRMVRESRLKQNQTVSPLPEFTEEEKLYNSGSTDFLGINTYTARIISATNETQTCHPDGHNFASACGFMPDLMGVKETVGPGWFYMGSNIFWFAPWNIRGILHFVRERYNYTKPFYLSEVGIGETYKYHSPPNLNDTWRMCFYMTYANEALKAVKLDGVDLRGFYAWTLLDNVEWGSGPDQAFGLYHTNFTHPSRQRTPKRSQGLYRTIARENGFPENANHVWMTQEWWQWCHMEEAYAPTRPDYVEPTSGARPTQPAPNPPVSTAPTGQSLMTTGILGVLVVLVAICSP; from the exons ATGGTGGCGTTCTACGGGACCATCTTCATGTTGGTGGTGTTGGGACATAAAACTGAGGGGCAGTTTCTGGACCTGAAGAACATGACAG TTCGTGATACTTTCCTGTCCGGGACACTGCCCGACGGCTTCCTCTGGGGAACGGCCACTGCTGCCTTCCAGATCGAGGGGGGGTGGGACTCGGGAGAAAAGGGACCGTCCATCTGGGACTGGTTTTCTCACCTGCCAGGAAACGTGCCCTGGGGAGATGTGGCGGCTGACAGTTATCACAAG TACAAAGAAGACGTTCAAATGCACGTGGACACGGGCCTCAACTCCTACCGGTTCTCCATCTCTTGGCCACGCCTCTTCCCAGACGGCACCAACACCACTATCAACCAATATGGCGTCGACTACTACAACAACCTCATCAACGAGCTGAAGAACAACGGCATCGAACCACTGGTGACTTTGTATCATTGGGACCTTCCACAGAAACTCAAG GACCGCTATGGTGGATGGGTGAACGACACCATGGTCGAACTGTTTGAGAACTACGCCAGGTTCTGCTTTGCCACGTTTGGTGACCGTGTCAAATATTGGGCGACGTTCAACGAGCCCTGGTCCTTCGTTGCCGCCCTCGGCGACTTCAACCATGACCCCGACTACTCCATGAGATACAAAATGGCGCATAACGTGATAAGAGCGCATGCGCGAGCATGGCACACCTACGATGACGACTTCCGGTCTTCTCAAAATGGATCG GTCGGTATCGTGATCAGTTCCATGTGGGGGGAGCCGGCAGACCTGCACAACCCGGCTGACCGCCAGGCGGCAACCAACTACATGGAGTTCTTCTTCGGCTGGTTCGCCAACCCCATCATCGGGAACGGCGATTACCCGGATGTGATGAAGCGGATGGTGCGAGAGAGCAG ACTGAAGCAGAACCAAACGGTCTCTCCTCTCCCCGAGTTTACAGAGGAGGAAAAACTCTACAACAGCGGGAGTACGGACTTCTTAGGGATCAACACGTACACGGCCAGGATCATATCCGCAACCAATGAAACACAGACATGTCACCCG GATGGCCACAACTTCGCCTCTGCCTGTGGGTTCATGCCGGATCTGATGGGAGTGAAGGAGACAGTGGGGCCGGGATGGTTCTACATGGGCAGTAACATCTTCTGGTTCGCACCGTGGAACATCCGGGGGATCCTGCACTTCGTGCGTGAAAG GTACAATTACACAAAGCCGTTCTACCTGTCGGAGGTTGGGATAGGCGAGACGTACAAGTACCACAGCCCACCGAACCTGAACGACACCTGGCGGATGTGCTTCTACATGACATACGCAAACGAAGCACTGAAGG CGGTAAAGCTGGACGGGGTTGACCTGAGGGGGTTCTACGCCTGGACACTGCTGGACAACGTGGAGTGGGGCAGCGGACCGGACCAGGCTTTTGGACTCTACCACACAAACTTCACCCACCCATCGCGCCAGCGTACTCCCAAAAG GTCCCAGGGCCTGTACAGGACCATCGCTCGAGAGAACGGGTTCCCTGAGAACGCTAACCACGTGTGGATGACGCAGGAGTGGTGGCAGTGGTGTCACATGGAGGAGGCGTACGCACCAACCCGACCCGACTACGTGGAGCCAACCAGCGGCGCGAGGCCCACACAG